In Rhodothermus sp., one genomic interval encodes:
- a CDS encoding STAS domain-containing protein — protein MNFSIEERYNAVVLVLKGNVMGGPDGAKLHEKIHELIREGKKNVVVDLSKVKFMNSSGLGMLISALTSLRNAGGDLRLANVADRIQSLLVITKLITVFKHYDSVEEAVKSFESDPPVPVEQSSD, from the coding sequence ATGAATTTCTCCATCGAAGAACGCTACAATGCTGTCGTGCTTGTGCTCAAAGGCAATGTGATGGGAGGGCCTGATGGCGCCAAGCTGCACGAAAAGATTCATGAACTGATTCGAGAAGGGAAGAAAAATGTGGTCGTGGATCTATCGAAAGTGAAGTTCATGAACTCCAGTGGGCTGGGGATGCTCATCAGTGCGTTGACCTCGCTGCGTAATGCGGGAGGAGATCTGCGGCTGGCCAACGTAGCTGACCGCATTCAGTCGCTGCTGGTGATCACCAAACTGATTACCGTGTTTAAGCACTACGATTCGGTGGAGGAAGCCGTCAAAAGCTTCGAAAGTGATCCACCGGTGCCTGTAGAGCAATCGTCAGACTGA
- the secF gene encoding protein translocase subunit SecF yields MRLFENVNIPFVQHRKKAYVFSGLLMLLSLVSLVTRGLELGIDFKGGMEFIVRGATAPGATAIREALTPVLGSEPEVKTYGAEDILIRVAAEGDIDEMQRQILETIRERFPETQPELVQTNIVGPRFAEDLKRGAIYAILGALLVIFVYILIRFEWRFSLGAVAALFHDVLITLGLFSFLHGWLPFSLEIDQTIIAAFLTIVGYSLNDTVVVFDRIREYMNLFKTKPFDEVVNLSINTTLSRTIITSGTTLLVVGILFIFGGEVLRGFSFALMVGIIIGTYSSIFVASPVVIELRERKATHRLTTAR; encoded by the coding sequence ATGCGGCTCTTTGAGAATGTCAATATTCCATTTGTTCAGCATCGAAAAAAGGCCTACGTTTTCTCCGGCCTGCTCATGTTGCTCAGTCTGGTGTCCCTGGTAACACGTGGGCTGGAGCTGGGGATCGACTTTAAAGGCGGAATGGAGTTTATCGTACGTGGGGCTACCGCTCCTGGTGCCACCGCTATCCGTGAAGCACTGACGCCTGTGCTTGGATCGGAGCCTGAGGTGAAGACCTATGGCGCTGAGGATATCCTGATCCGGGTGGCGGCCGAAGGCGACATTGATGAAATGCAACGGCAGATCCTGGAAACCATCCGGGAACGCTTTCCGGAAACCCAGCCCGAGTTGGTGCAGACGAACATCGTCGGCCCCCGTTTTGCGGAAGATCTGAAACGCGGTGCTATTTATGCGATCCTGGGAGCTCTGCTTGTCATTTTTGTTTACATCCTGATTCGTTTTGAATGGCGCTTCAGTTTAGGGGCTGTGGCTGCCCTGTTTCACGACGTGCTGATCACGCTCGGGCTGTTCTCGTTTCTCCATGGCTGGTTGCCGTTTTCCCTGGAGATCGACCAGACGATCATCGCAGCCTTCCTGACCATCGTAGGATACTCGCTCAACGACACGGTGGTCGTCTTTGACCGCATCCGCGAATACATGAACCTCTTTAAAACCAAGCCGTTTGATGAGGTTGTGAACCTCTCGATCAATACGACGCTGAGCCGGACCATAATCACTTCGGGTACCACCTTGCTGGTGGTGGGTATCCTCTTTATATTTGGAGGGGAAGTATTGCGAGGATTTTCGTTCGCTTTGATGGTAGGTATTATTATTGGTACATATTCGTCTATATTTGTAGCTTCGCCTGTGGTGATTGAGTTGCGAGAAAGGAAGGCGACACATCGTCTGACAACGGCGCGCTAA